Within Triticum dicoccoides isolate Atlit2015 ecotype Zavitan chromosome 1B, WEW_v2.0, whole genome shotgun sequence, the genomic segment gtcggtcttagtgtcggtcttcggaggagaaaactgttaaaccagaactgggatcACGGCTtgagacttgtgataattatgattaatattttgttgtggactaacccgtgatattattggtattatcgaatatccctgggatggttctacctcctggatattcactgtgattatttataagccctttatgtggtgtcgctgagacgcccgactgttgcatgcttgttattttttttataagccctttatatggtgtcgctgagacgcccgactgtggcatgcttgttatttatttttttaagccctttatgtggtgtcgctgagacgcccgactgtggcatgcttgttatttttttaagccctttatgtggtgtcgctgagacgcccgactgtggcatgcttgttatttatttttataagccctttatgtggtgtcgctcagacgcctgactgaggCATTTCTCTTGCTTACCAACCTTTCGAGGCgtggcttcagacacccgatcggtgcatttatTATTTATATGtcattgcatattcataaataacatgcttgcatgcatcagagtttttattatcttttgtgactgacgtcatgagcataaaatatttcagaacatcgttgttatattatacccgtgttcataatgtttgcgagtatatTCAAAAGTACTcgttggcttgtccctggctattgtcttggccagatttcttacgCGGAAAGGAGCAACCGTGAcggcagccccggaacctaagcaatggtgatagcagcctcgcgaagataggagttagcctggtcagctgttcctgtgggaaatggagtcccatagacgctgatgatccacaaaccgctttcgccatcaaccactagaaaccatattgttgtactcacaggccagaatggtcttgtactacatattttacatttatgcttggaatttctgtatcaagttggtgcctcatcagctaacagtaatcctggggctggtgagcacaagggccattttctggaaattaatacccggaaaaatcGGTCGCCACAGGGGGCGCCCCGACCGGCCAGGCGTCGAGGCAGACGGGCGGCCGGGCCGGCCAAGCGCCGAAGCGGGCaggcagggccgctggtggagcagtGTCGCAGGCTGGCGGGGGTAGCTGGCGGACTTTTTCCTTCTCTCCTTTTTCTAGCCAACataattgtttttcttttttttcttttttttgccggCCGCTCTCTCTTTATCTTTTCTCTTTTCCAGCCCACGGAGCCGGCAGGAGCGGGACGCAACTGCTGCCGGCTGGCGGGAcggtggtggagcggtgcttcattctACACATTGATgtcggcggatctcggcggcgtggcgcagtggagacttGGCGTCCGATGTGAGGCGATGGACTCGTGTGGGAGGACGACGCGGTCTGGCGTCCTGGTGGCGTCTATGGCAGAGAGGCCTAGCAAGGCTGATGCGTCGGTATCTACTCTgaagatggatcggtggaagaGAGTGGTGACGGCCCTTGCAGCGTGCACATGTGGTGCCCACTGAGAGTGCGCCGTATCGGTGTGTAACCCAGTCCCGGCATTGTGGCTTGGATGGGGtacccggctttagatgttaggttttggtgcgatgtctgtttgataTTCGGCTCGGGCATTCGGCATCCCTTCTTCAAGGGGATAGTAGTAGCAACAAGTGTTGCCAAGATGGAGACTTCAAGCTTACTcatgtattactttgtaagatgCAGAGAGCAGGGTATATCCTCCTCTTCTAAAAAAAGGTAAAACATTTTTAGATCAATAATACTACACCTACGAAGACCTTACGTAACTTTTGCTTCCCTTTACTTAATCTTCCAAACTAATTATCTCAGCCCCCTGATTTTCACCGGGGTAGACCCCTTGCTCCTCTTACACATGAACATTTAATATACACAGTAGGAAGGAACTACTTTGTTTCCCATAAAAGACCATTTAAACGGATCTCTATGTATTTCTGGACAGTATTCATATCAAATACTACTATTTCCATGTAGCAGCATTGTACCCAAAAATCCTTATAGACCAGCAGCCAGATGCTAAAGATCAGAGCAAAATCACAAGGCAGATCACTGTCTATTCAGCGTCTTGAGCAACTTACTACTGAGTGTCAAAACCACGTACTACCCTGTTCTACAAGCATTCTCCCCGCCAACAGCTCTGACATTCCGATGTACACTAGCAGTTGCTCCAGCATAAGCTACTCTCCGAGCCGAAACGAATGAGAGAAACCAAACCACTTGATAATCCAGGTAGCGGTGAGAGAATCGAGCATGAACCCCTAACCATGTCGCTTCACCCCTGCATGATGTTCAATTCCGCGCATTGACGTTTGGGTACAGCAACGTGTTGTCCACTGGAATTCCATCAACATCGAGTAGTCAGTCCTGACAATTGGTGAGATTATCTATGAGCGCTCGATGAGGCTGAAGTATTGTTACGGACCTGGTGTGCCGTGGGTGATGACGACGATGTCGAGGCTGTCGTTGCCGATGGGCAGGTCGATGAGGAGAGGGGAGAGCTCGGCGTAGGCGCCGGCGCGGACGCAGAGCGTGGTGTGGAGCGCCGATCGGTTCTGGCCCAGCAGGTTGGCCAGCGTCAGCCGCAGCTGCATGAGGCTGTTGGTGCTGATCCGCACCGTCCTCCACCCTGTCTCGTCTATCTCCCCGTCCAGGCCGGCGCGGATGTACCGGAcctgccgcgccacctcctcctccgTCGGCGGGCGGCGCCGCCTCCGCATCGGCTGCACGTCGAATGGAACCGATCGATCACGAATTCACGATCAATCGCCATGCAAATATACAATGCGGGAATCGCGGGGGCAATGAGAACCTGTGGCGGTGGATCGAGGAGGGTAGGGCGGTCCAGGCGAAGGGGCACGACCTCGACGTCCCACTGCAGCATGGCGCTGGCGTCGTCCCCGGCGACGGTGACGGCCGTGCGCCAGCGGACGTACTTGCCGTTGGCACGGAGGTACCGGCCCCCGGCGCTGCGGATGACGAAGGAGCCCTCCCGCCGGATGGCCTGCCAGAGCATGCACCTCGGCGTGTTCGGGTGCGGCCGGGCCTGCTGCGCGGCCTGGACGCCGTGGCCGGGCCCCGTGGCGGCCTGCACGTCCGTGGCGAAGAGGTAGTGGCCGTAGGCGCCGCGGAGGAGGACGAAGGGCCCGCCCTCGGCGCCCTCCACCGCGCCCTCCATGGGCTGCACCGCCCACACCGTGTTGTGCGCGCCGCGCTGGCTGGACAGGCACACGCCGTGCCCGTCGTCGTCCGCCGCCATGTACTTGGTCCGCCGCACCCGGCACCGGAGCCGCACGAAGTGCACTTCGTCGAACACCTCCATCGGCCGGATCGGTCGATCCGGAGAGCGATGGATGCGGGGAGACTGGATCGGGGCTGGGTTTCTTGGTTCCTCGAGGAGGGAGACATGAGAATTAGTTTGTGGAGATGCATGGTTACGGGTGGCCGCGTGCGCTCCAGAGCGGGAGTGTGTGTTTGAAGCGGGCGTAGCACACCACGTAGGACCTCACTGGAGTTATCCAACACCTGCATGTCACTTGTTTAAACATTTCGATGCAAATTAAAGATAATGAATAAGGTGGGCTATCGTCACCTACATAAATTCATCCAAGAACAGAGCATAGAATAGTTGTCATTTCGTGTTTTTTTCTAGGAAGCAGCCATGATACCGtgcatgtttttttttctttaaCCGGATTTTGTTTTGCTAAAGAACTTCTGATCTACTCATCTCCAATCACGGCAGTACAACGAATATCAGAAATAACAAAAATTATATCCAGTGTCATAGACCACATAGCGACGACTACAAGAACTGAAGCGAGCCAGGCAAAACTTgttgtacactagtagaaaaagggcctattgtcccggttggtgagggcctttaggacggtcacccatcctctcactatcccagcctgagcacgcttaacttccgggttctattctccctcgtttccaagtctacgcttgttgttttcctgacaatagtaagatgtcaatcctattaaccctcaggaatttagcttgagcatgaagtcacacatttcacttttTGAGTTTGAAActgttgttctaaaaaacaataattatttagtaacactaatatttcttgaataagtagtttgaccagatttgaccaaaattcaaaaaaactgaaataattatttagtaacactaatatttcttgaataaatagtttgaccattgtttgaccatagtttgaccacagtttgaccagatttgaccaaaattcaaaaaaactgaaataattatttagtaacactaatattcttgaataattatttagtaacactaatacttcttgaataagtagtttgaccatattttgaccagatttaatgaaatttcaaaaaaactgaaatttgagcataactttttttccttttagaatttgaggattctaaaatttTGCAAACAGGTCGTAGGCGGTCAAAATCAGAAGCGCATTTTTgtgttgaacattttgatatattatacgttttttcctgacatcgtatgcaaaagttataactgttttacattttccctacactttttgcaaaacatgtccaaatttaagtttttaaattttcctaactagtacatgtagtaacataactacatttggaaggattttaattttgaagtttttatcattttcttttgctttttacaaaactgaaaaggtgaTCCACAGGGGGggagtagagtttgaaaatgggacctttagtaccggtcgtgccacgaaccggtactagccTCAaaccacattagtaccggttggtggctcgaaccgggactaaaggtctaatctttagtaccagttggtgccacgaaccggtactaatgggcatcgcaccctttagtcccggttcgtggcaccaaccggaactaaaggtcccatttgaaccgggactaatgcctgtaTGGTGCCCTAGccactcgaaccgggactaatgctcacattagtcccggttcgtaatgcaaccaggattaatgctcttttctggccgaaccaaagccctgttttctactagtggtagtagATAGCCGggaagtcgtcgtgttaaggcccCTAGGACCTGCGTACCAGAGCAGCAACCATCATCGGTGAAGAGTAGCgtgatcgaaaggatccaacctgaagacgcaCGATCGTAGACGAACGATTAACATATCCGAGCAGATCCAgcaaagatagatccgccggagacacatctCCACATGTCTACCGATGATGCTGGACACACCGCCGAGACGGGGGCTAGGTGGGAAGAACCtaatccatcttcagggagccgcaacCATCTtatcttcctgagcaggacacaaaccctaacgaaACACAAAGCAacatctaaaaacggagccctcccactgTCAAGGGCTGGGATCCACCACACCTCCATGGCCCAAggtcaccggagacgaggcggaccggcaGCGGCACCAGCGGGAGGTGTAGAAAACCTAAACTTGAGACGGAAAAGGGAGAGTAGCGAGTTCCATACAGAAAAAACTATTGGCGAGATTGTTGTCAGAAACATGcactgatttgtttgctagtgcacacagataGAAATAGTCCATGCAAGCCCAAGGAGAATGCTATGTTCTGTGAACTTCACCAAAGATTATTTGTGTGGCAGAGAAGGAGCTACATGCCGGGAAGAAATGTAAGCGGGAAGATTTTATAGGAATTTACCACTCGAAATTATTGCTAACGCAAAGCAATATTCGTTTGGTGTGTCCGAAGTAGAATGACTGCAGGCGAGAAGATTGAAGGCGAAGTGAAGACATAACATTCCTTTCGTCGTTCTTCTTTTTATTATTTGAGGCATAGGACCTCCGTGCTATTAATAGGGGAATGGGTTCTCGAAGATTATGTCTTCTGTGATTCTTAGCTGAAACATATGGAAGACTGAAAGAAATCTCTTTATGTTCTGAATGATTACTTGTCAGCAGAAGGCATTGTTCTTCGGAGCTGCATGAGATATCTTTtggaccgaggagttagcatttctTGCTCCGCAAGGAATGTTACCATTGTGCTCGAAATCCGACCATTGGAAACGTGTTGTTCGGCCATTAGCTGATCCGTGTgtccaatttggtcatttcccatcaATGAAGGctatggctataaatagccaccccacaCCAACTTT encodes:
- the LOC119350102 gene encoding uncharacterized protein LOC119350102, translating into MEVFDEVHFVRLRCRVRRTKYMAADDDGHGVCLSSQRGAHNTVWAVQPMEGAVEGAEGGPFVLLRGAYGHYLFATDVQAATGPGHGVQAAQQARPHPNTPRCMLWQAIRREGSFVIRSAGGRYLRANGKYVRWRTAVTVAGDDASAMLQWDVEVVPLRLDRPTLLDPPPQPMRRRRRPPTEEEVARQVRYIRAGLDGEIDETGWRTVRISTNSLMQLRLTLANLLGQNRSALHTTLCVRAGAYAELSPLLIDLPIGNDSLDIVVITHGTPVDNTLLYPNVNARN